The Gammaproteobacteria bacterium genome window below encodes:
- the coq7 gene encoding 2-polyprenyl-3-methyl-6-methoxy-1,4-benzoquinone monooxygenase, producing the protein MRNFNTTDHFLSHVDKGLRTLLAKPNAKKSSSPADKVQSKPELSEPDKKLSARLMRVNHAGEIAAQGLYHGHMLMAKDESIKQKFNQSAQEEEAHLSWCEKRLDELQDRPSVFTPVWYLGSYAMGAAVGALGDKWSLGFVSETEKQVVKHLDKHLSRLPEDDIKSREVLLTMREEEAMHDKSAQAAGAYDLPQPAKTLMAAVSKVMTKTSYWI; encoded by the coding sequence ATGCGTAACTTCAATACAACTGACCATTTCCTTTCACATGTTGATAAAGGTTTAAGAACTTTATTAGCTAAACCGAATGCGAAAAAATCATCTTCGCCTGCGGATAAAGTACAGAGCAAACCTGAGTTAAGTGAGCCTGATAAAAAATTATCCGCTCGATTAATGCGCGTGAATCATGCAGGTGAAATTGCTGCTCAAGGCCTATATCATGGACATATGCTAATGGCTAAAGACGAAAGCATTAAGCAAAAGTTTAACCAATCCGCACAAGAAGAAGAGGCACATTTAAGTTGGTGCGAAAAACGTCTTGATGAACTTCAAGATCGTCCCAGTGTGTTCACACCCGTTTGGTATCTTGGCTCTTACGCAATGGGCGCAGCAGTAGGCGCACTTGGAGACAAATGGTCTCTAGGCTTTGTGTCAGAAACCGAAAAACAAGTAGTAAAACATTTAGACAAACATCTATCACGTCTACCCGAAGATGATATTAAAAGTCGTGAAGTTTTATTAACAATGCGCGAAGAAGAAGCGATGCATGATAAGAGTGCTCAAGCTGCTGGCGCCTATGATTTACCGCAGCCTGCCAAAACATTGATGGCTGCCGTTTCAAAAGTAATGACAAAAACTTCTTACTGGATTTAA